In Synechococcus sp. A18-25c, a single window of DNA contains:
- the katG gene encoding catalase/peroxidase HPI, translating to MADMKCPFSGHTGAVTPAGGTRNDHWWPNQINLGILHQHHPASNPLGDDFDYPQAFASLDYQGLKADLRALMTDSQDWWPADWGHYGALFIRMAWHSAGTYRSGDGRGGAGHGNQRFAPLNSWPDNTNLDKARRLLWPIKRKYGNAISWADLIILTGNVALESMGFRTFGFAGGRVDIWQPEEDVFWGKETGWLDHDRTDAQGNLDQPLAAVEMGLIYVNPEGPGGEPDPVASGRDVRETFARMGMSVEETVALVAGGHTFGKCHGAAAPSHLEAEPEGAPLHEQGLGWRNTFHSGKAEHTITTGIEGAWKPNPTRWDQGYFEMMFTYDWELIKSPGGAWQWVAKDVKPEHMIPDAHVPGKSSAPIMTTADLSLKHDTAMEPVARRFHQDQEAFADAFARAWFKLTHRDLGPRALYLGPEIPGEVQIWQDPVPSVDHTLIDAADITNLKQQLLATGVGVPALVTTAWASASTFRGSDRRGGANGGRLRLLPQRSWEVNDPEQLQAVLQAIEAVQQQFNAAASDGKQVSMADLIVLAGCAAVEKAAADGGQSITVPFRPGRTDASTEQTDTASFNTLKPLADGFRNWQRNGLPIRPEELLLDKAQLLTLSAPEMTVLLAGLRVLGANSGSNRQGVFTDRIGVLSNDFCVNLLDATIHWTPTSEIQDSYVGRSGANGPERWTASRADLVFGSNSQLRAIVEVYAQRDGAQRFITDFVQAWTKVMELDRFDLNG from the coding sequence ATGGCTGACATGAAATGCCCCTTCAGTGGTCATACCGGTGCCGTAACGCCCGCCGGAGGAACCAGAAACGATCACTGGTGGCCCAATCAAATCAACCTGGGCATCCTTCATCAGCATCATCCCGCCTCCAATCCACTTGGAGATGACTTCGACTATCCACAAGCCTTCGCAAGCCTTGATTATCAGGGTCTCAAGGCCGATCTTCGGGCCCTGATGACGGATTCCCAAGACTGGTGGCCCGCTGACTGGGGCCATTACGGGGCTCTGTTCATCCGTATGGCCTGGCACAGCGCTGGCACCTACCGAAGCGGCGATGGCCGCGGAGGGGCCGGTCATGGCAACCAGCGTTTTGCGCCTTTGAACAGTTGGCCTGATAACACCAATCTCGACAAAGCACGACGTCTGCTCTGGCCGATCAAACGCAAATATGGCAACGCCATTTCCTGGGCAGATCTGATCATCCTCACGGGCAATGTGGCGCTCGAGTCGATGGGCTTCCGCACCTTCGGATTTGCCGGAGGGCGTGTCGACATCTGGCAACCCGAGGAAGATGTTTTTTGGGGAAAGGAAACCGGTTGGCTCGATCACGATCGAACTGACGCACAGGGAAACCTGGATCAGCCATTAGCAGCCGTAGAGATGGGCCTGATCTATGTCAATCCTGAAGGTCCAGGCGGAGAGCCCGACCCCGTCGCATCTGGTCGAGACGTCAGGGAAACCTTTGCGCGGATGGGCATGAGCGTGGAAGAGACCGTGGCACTGGTGGCCGGAGGTCATACCTTCGGCAAATGCCACGGTGCAGCAGCACCGTCCCACCTCGAAGCTGAACCGGAAGGAGCACCACTGCATGAGCAGGGCCTTGGCTGGCGAAACACTTTCCACTCCGGAAAAGCCGAGCACACCATCACCACAGGCATTGAAGGGGCCTGGAAACCGAATCCCACCCGCTGGGACCAGGGCTATTTCGAAATGATGTTCACCTATGACTGGGAACTGATCAAAAGTCCTGGTGGCGCTTGGCAGTGGGTCGCCAAAGACGTGAAGCCTGAGCACATGATTCCTGACGCCCACGTGCCCGGGAAGTCATCGGCTCCAATCATGACGACCGCCGACCTGTCGCTCAAGCACGACACGGCCATGGAGCCGGTGGCCCGTCGGTTTCATCAAGACCAGGAAGCCTTTGCTGATGCCTTTGCCCGGGCCTGGTTCAAGCTCACGCACCGAGACCTTGGCCCCCGCGCTCTTTACCTGGGCCCTGAAATTCCTGGGGAGGTCCAGATCTGGCAAGACCCGGTTCCAAGCGTCGATCACACGCTGATCGACGCTGCTGATATCACCAACCTGAAGCAACAGCTCCTGGCCACAGGGGTTGGAGTGCCTGCGTTGGTGACCACGGCATGGGCTTCGGCCTCAACCTTCCGTGGCTCCGATCGCCGGGGAGGCGCGAATGGCGGGCGGCTGCGGCTGCTCCCGCAGCGAAGCTGGGAGGTGAATGATCCTGAACAACTTCAGGCGGTTCTCCAGGCCATTGAAGCCGTGCAGCAACAATTCAATGCGGCTGCCAGCGATGGCAAACAGGTTTCGATGGCCGACCTGATTGTGCTGGCGGGCTGCGCCGCGGTGGAGAAAGCGGCAGCCGATGGGGGCCAGAGCATCACAGTTCCATTCCGGCCCGGACGCACTGATGCCAGCACGGAGCAGACGGACACCGCATCGTTCAACACGCTGAAACCTTTGGCTGATGGCTTCCGCAACTGGCAGCGCAACGGTCTACCGATACGGCCGGAAGAGCTGCTGCTGGACAAAGCGCAGCTGCTCACGCTCAGTGCCCCTGAAATGACGGTGCTGCTGGCGGGTCTGCGCGTGCTTGGAGCCAACAGCGGCAGCAATCGCCAGGGCGTGTTCACCGACCGCATCGGCGTCCTCAGCAACGACTTCTGCGTGAATCTGCTGGACGCGACCATCCACTGGACACCCACCAGTGAGATCCAAGACAGCTACGTCGGCCGGAGCGGAGCCAACGGCCCCGAACGCTGGACCGCCAGTCGTGCCGATCTGGTGTTCGGCTCCAACAGCCAGCTCCGAGCCATCGTTGAGGTGTATGCCCAAAGGGATGGAGCCCAACGCTTCATCACCGATTTCGTGCAGGCCTGGACCAAAGTGATGGAGTTGGATCGCTTCGATCTGAACGGCTAG
- a CDS encoding chlorophyll a/b-binding protein produces the protein MASQQASEKWFQDSANHAIHAEQLERVERFNGRAAMLGFVIGVITEAITGQGIIHQIGLGPLVDGYAACSTKFLPFCF, from the coding sequence ATGGCCAGCCAACAAGCCAGCGAGAAGTGGTTTCAGGATTCCGCCAACCATGCCATCCATGCCGAGCAGCTGGAGCGTGTTGAGCGCTTCAACGGCCGTGCCGCCATGCTCGGGTTTGTGATCGGCGTGATCACCGAAGCCATCACCGGACAGGGAATCATCCATCAGATCGGCCTCGGTCCACTGGTGGATGGCTACGCCGCCTGCAGCACCAAGTTCCTTCCGTTCTGTTTCTGA
- the thiD gene encoding bifunctional hydroxymethylpyrimidine kinase/phosphomethylpyrimidine kinase: MTTRPNHLKPPIALTIAGSDSGGGAGLQADLRAFMAFHVHGCCAITCVTAQNTCGVERVDALPTVGLKAQFDAVQKDLGIDALKTGMLLNIELIQATATMLKPLTIPKVIDPVMVSRTGAVLLEEQAIQALRNELLPQATVLTPNRHEARLLSGLELNDASSVERAAAVIHDQGPSAVLIKSGSNRTHGGRDLLYDGQPHWLAGDWIDTPHSHGTGCTLSAAITACLAHGDTLANAIDAARHYVKQGLRQPLAIGHGQGPICHWVSG, translated from the coding sequence ATGACCACGCGGCCCAACCATCTCAAACCACCGATCGCCCTCACCATTGCCGGAAGCGACTCCGGTGGAGGCGCTGGGCTGCAGGCTGATCTGCGTGCCTTCATGGCCTTCCACGTGCATGGCTGCTGCGCCATCACTTGCGTGACGGCGCAGAACACCTGCGGTGTTGAGCGGGTGGATGCTTTGCCAACCGTGGGCTTGAAGGCGCAATTCGACGCCGTGCAGAAAGACCTAGGCATTGACGCGCTCAAGACTGGGATGCTGCTGAATATCGAGCTGATCCAGGCCACCGCGACGATGCTCAAGCCGTTGACGATCCCGAAAGTGATCGACCCTGTGATGGTGAGCCGCACCGGGGCTGTGCTTCTGGAGGAACAGGCAATCCAAGCCCTGCGCAACGAGCTGCTGCCTCAGGCGACTGTGCTCACGCCCAACCGCCATGAAGCGCGGTTGTTGAGCGGTCTTGAGCTGAATGACGCCAGTTCCGTCGAACGAGCGGCGGCCGTCATCCATGACCAGGGGCCATCAGCGGTGCTCATTAAAAGCGGAAGCAACCGGACCCACGGCGGACGCGATCTGCTGTACGACGGACAACCACACTGGCTTGCAGGGGACTGGATCGATACCCCCCACAGCCATGGCACCGGCTGCACGCTCTCGGCAGCGATCACCGCTTGCCTGGCCCATGGAGACACGCTCGCCAATGCGATTGACGCAGCCCGCCACTACGTCAAACAAGGCCTCAGGCAACCTCTGGCCATCGGCCATGGCCAGGGACCAATCTGTCATTGGGTCTCGGGCTAG
- a CDS encoding PfkB family carbohydrate kinase, with protein sequence MTPTPSVVDLQSLRLAVVGHQEWVTFLEVDALPQPGCISRASRSLEEPAGAGAVVAVQLARLTGRPVLFFTALGRDAIGERSVQRLKELGVEPVVAWRDGPSRRGISMMDPGGDRAITVIGDRLTPMAHDALGWDQLADCDGVFVSATDADGLRLARQAKVLTATPRLRLPVLQEASLPLDALIGSGLDPGEQLPPGSLEPTPTVQIATEGDAGGLLIPGGRFSAEPLPAPMVESYGCGDSFAAGVTAGLAAGWSVNDAVALGARCGAACATRFGPYG encoded by the coding sequence ATGACTCCCACACCATCCGTCGTTGACCTGCAATCTCTGCGCCTGGCGGTGGTGGGACATCAAGAGTGGGTCACGTTTCTGGAGGTGGATGCCCTGCCACAACCTGGCTGCATCAGTCGGGCAAGCCGTTCCCTCGAGGAGCCAGCCGGTGCGGGCGCTGTGGTCGCCGTGCAACTGGCGCGTCTAACCGGTCGGCCGGTGCTTTTCTTCACAGCACTGGGGCGTGATGCGATTGGAGAACGCAGCGTTCAACGCCTGAAGGAGCTAGGAGTTGAACCCGTCGTGGCTTGGCGGGACGGGCCAAGCCGTCGAGGGATCAGCATGATGGATCCTGGAGGAGACCGGGCGATCACCGTGATCGGCGACCGCCTCACTCCCATGGCCCATGACGCACTCGGTTGGGACCAGCTCGCGGACTGCGACGGAGTGTTTGTGTCCGCGACCGATGCGGATGGGCTGCGGCTTGCTCGTCAAGCGAAGGTGCTGACGGCGACACCCAGACTGCGCTTACCCGTGCTGCAAGAAGCCTCCCTGCCACTGGATGCCCTCATCGGCAGTGGCCTCGACCCCGGTGAGCAACTGCCGCCAGGATCCCTGGAGCCAACCCCCACGGTGCAGATCGCCACAGAGGGCGACGCAGGCGGACTGCTCATCCCTGGAGGCCGTTTCAGCGCCGAACCTCTCCCTGCTCCGATGGTGGAGTCTTATGGATGCGGCGACAGTTTTGCTGCAGGGGTGACAGCGGGGCTAGCTGCTGGCTGGTCGGTGAACGATGCCGTTGCACTGGGGGCTCGTTGTGGTGCAGCTTGTGCCACACGCTTTGGCCCCTACGGCTAG
- the nth gene encoding endonuclease III codes for MKKRERAALVLDRLSEHYPEPPIPLDHSDAFTLLIAVLLSAQCTDKKVNEVTPALFEAGPTPEAMAALGEDAILGHIRQLGLAKTKARNVHKLAHILVEVHGSQVPASFEELEALPGVGHKTASVVMAQAFGVPAFPVDTHIHRLAQRWGLSSGESVARTERDLKALFPEEHWNRLHLQIIFYGREYCTARGCDGRVCPLCKELYPNRRKPVIWNKP; via the coding sequence ATGAAAAAGCGTGAACGGGCTGCCCTGGTGCTGGATCGACTAAGTGAGCACTACCCGGAACCACCGATTCCACTCGATCACAGCGATGCTTTTACCTTGCTGATCGCGGTGCTGCTCAGTGCGCAGTGCACCGACAAAAAGGTGAATGAAGTCACGCCAGCACTGTTCGAAGCGGGGCCAACCCCTGAAGCCATGGCAGCACTCGGCGAGGACGCCATCCTTGGCCATATCCGACAGCTCGGACTGGCCAAAACCAAAGCGCGCAACGTGCACAAACTGGCGCATATCTTGGTGGAGGTGCACGGCAGCCAGGTGCCTGCAAGCTTCGAGGAACTGGAAGCATTGCCCGGAGTGGGGCATAAAACCGCCAGCGTGGTGATGGCTCAAGCCTTCGGAGTTCCGGCGTTTCCAGTTGACACACACATCCACAGGCTCGCCCAGCGATGGGGGCTAAGCAGCGGTGAGAGCGTGGCGCGAACAGAACGGGATTTGAAAGCGTTGTTCCCCGAGGAACACTGGAATCGACTTCATCTCCAGATCATTTTTTACGGACGGGAGTACTGCACAGCCAGAGGATGCGACGGCAGGGTGTGTCCTCTGTGCAAGGAGCTGTACCCCAACCGGCGCAAACCGGTGATCTGGAACAAACCCTGA
- a CDS encoding DUF1993 family protein, with protein sequence MSTDLHSLVIPQLERVLTNLRDILERASLDLEQRQIPESVLLSSRLYPDMFDLQQQVQAATDIARRGTARLIGEEPSSMPDSEASFMGLINRVDSTLCTLRALPAEAFLGGEQRAVIMPIPSSFGGGQLEFKALEFFTDFLLPNVYFHCSMAYAILRHNGTAIGKADFLGMKST encoded by the coding sequence ATGAGCACCGATCTGCACTCTCTCGTGATCCCCCAGCTGGAACGGGTGCTCACCAACCTGCGCGACATCTTGGAGCGAGCCAGCCTGGATCTCGAGCAACGGCAGATTCCTGAGTCGGTTCTGCTGTCGAGCAGGCTTTATCCGGACATGTTTGATCTGCAGCAACAGGTGCAGGCAGCCACAGACATCGCCCGCCGAGGCACGGCGCGGCTGATCGGCGAAGAACCGTCGTCAATGCCCGACAGCGAAGCCAGCTTTATGGGCCTGATCAACCGCGTTGACTCCACCCTCTGCACCTTGCGGGCTCTACCGGCCGAAGCCTTTCTCGGCGGAGAACAACGCGCCGTGATTATGCCGATCCCCAGCAGCTTCGGCGGCGGCCAGTTGGAGTTCAAAGCCCTGGAATTCTTCACTGATTTCCTGCTCCCCAACGTCTACTTCCACTGCTCCATGGCCTACGCCATCTTGCGGCACAACGGCACAGCGATCGGCAAAGCAGATTTCCTGGGGATGAAGTCAACGTGA